The following proteins come from a genomic window of Nostoc sp. ATCC 53789:
- a CDS encoding GNAT family N-acetyltransferase — protein sequence MNKINTKLALKYRSFHPYQQQPIDPACCEFQIRTATPTDLIGVSQIIAESFHSQKGMWGWAFPLLRLGIYEDLRHRMTSPPPRHVCLVALEANNGGANNLVGSVELGVRYSDSWGQAGIGFPYLSNLAVHPKYRRQGVASELLTSCEKVSREWGFQDLYLHVLENNHQARQLYFKVGYRVHKVESNWNTFLLGRSSQMLLHKHLSANFSI from the coding sequence TTGAATAAAATCAATACTAAACTAGCCTTGAAATATCGGTCTTTTCATCCATACCAGCAACAGCCAATCGATCCAGCTTGCTGCGAATTTCAGATTCGTACAGCTACACCTACTGATTTGATCGGTGTTTCCCAAATTATTGCTGAAAGCTTTCACTCCCAAAAAGGTATGTGGGGATGGGCTTTTCCATTGCTACGTCTGGGTATTTACGAAGACTTAAGGCATCGGATGACATCACCTCCACCCCGTCATGTTTGTTTAGTCGCCTTAGAAGCTAACAATGGTGGGGCTAATAACTTAGTAGGAAGTGTGGAACTGGGTGTACGTTACAGCGATTCGTGGGGCCAGGCTGGCATAGGTTTTCCTTACTTATCTAATTTAGCGGTTCACCCAAAATACCGTAGACAAGGCGTGGCTTCAGAGTTACTGACTAGCTGTGAAAAAGTTTCCCGCGAATGGGGATTTCAAGACTTATATCTTCACGTTTTGGAAAATAATCATCAGGCAAGGCAACTTTATTTTAAGGTGGGATATCGGGTACATAAAGTGGAATCGAATTGGAATACATTTTTATTAGGACGCTCAAGCCAGATGTTATTGCACAAGCATCTGAGTGCTAATTTCAGTATCTGA
- a CDS encoding response regulator, with amino-acid sequence MKSQANSKPKILVVDDEPDNLDLLYRTFYRDYKVLRATSGPAALDLLAQEGEVAVIISDQRMPMMSGTEFLSLTATQYPDIIRIILTGYTDVEDLVEAINAGKVFKYVTKPWEAEELKAVVRQALDTHNVLKARTRELTRTLRQESLLNTVTNTIRSALDYRQILQAIVDTVGHMLEVDVCLLRPFQDEQLTDKGFIYQKALAEEAGEHTPAEVQADNSSAVSLSPSTPLTVLAQTVWETREVQVIHDITDDERIHGNTPELRQRGEAFAAANICSSLVVPLICQQELMAVLALHQCSVPRFWGEDEVQLVLMVADQAALALSQAYAYEQVRALAKRESLINTITSAIRSSLDPQDIFAAITQQLGQALQVDGCVLSLWTEEDEFVECVALYDSFQHLESLRRHSSPQASPTQDNNHLSAQRLPYSQSSIQENPILQQMLQTHEPVVIGNVSHSPSDIQGFNLPLKMPARSLMFVPLLADGKCIGSITLHEGKKVRQWLPSDIDLAKAVAAQAAIAVQQSHLYQKTRQQAERLLELDKQKTEFFQNISHEFRTPITLIQGPLESAVAAGEGLSYSQSAIALRNSRRLLRLVNQLLDLQRLDAGRMQPSFHPCDLVEFVSQIVESFRPYCEKKRLHLATQLNECSPVYLDMEKFDKVVYNLLSNAMKFTPEGGTISVRLKSEQDRCILQVQDTGIGIVKEQIPHLFERFRQAEGSANRSYEGSGLGLALVKELVELHGGHVTVESVYGQGTTFSLWLVTGNAHLPVQQVLETPAEVNTSRASVELADLELVESTTDNIEDITINFSPNIDTQDSALKTQHSILVVDDNPDLRTYVSEIFRRNGYHVCTARNGYEGHSVAKEIIPSLIVTDLMMPLVSGLEMIQMIRNEEKLKGTPIILLTAKVDEETRIEGTEHGADAYLAKPFNDRELLAEVRNLLALKENERRIVELNTYLTESVLKRFLPAVLVQKAATGDLTLDLRPEPRLITVLFSDIVGFTQLSNTLRSRRVAELLNEYLEAMTKVVFGNGGTVDKFMGDAILALYGAPEELTPNEQVRRAINTARAMHRSLADLNQRWREQGVFDGDRLTSVQFRCGIHQGTAVVGMFGSAERADYTAIGPSVNIAARLQAAALPGTILVSAAVADYLQEEEITKGSPLELKGVDETVLTFAVTPEVMVNR; translated from the coding sequence ATGAAATCCCAAGCAAACAGTAAGCCTAAAATTTTGGTTGTCGATGATGAGCCAGACAACCTTGACTTGCTTTACCGCACCTTTTATCGCGACTATAAGGTGCTAAGGGCAACCTCTGGCCCTGCGGCCCTCGATCTGCTGGCTCAAGAGGGAGAGGTCGCGGTGATCATCTCCGATCAGCGAATGCCGATGATGAGCGGTACAGAATTTTTGAGCCTGACAGCAACTCAATATCCAGATATTATCCGAATTATTTTAACTGGCTACACCGATGTCGAAGACTTGGTGGAAGCAATCAACGCTGGTAAGGTCTTTAAATATGTCACCAAACCGTGGGAAGCTGAGGAACTTAAAGCTGTAGTACGCCAAGCTTTGGATACTCACAATGTCCTCAAAGCCCGCACCCGCGAACTTACACGCACACTCCGACAAGAGTCGCTGCTGAATACTGTCACAAATACGATTCGTAGTGCTTTAGACTACAGACAAATTTTGCAGGCGATTGTAGATACAGTGGGTCACATGTTGGAGGTGGATGTCTGTCTATTACGTCCCTTCCAAGATGAGCAGTTGACGGATAAAGGATTTATTTATCAGAAAGCTCTTGCAGAAGAAGCAGGGGAACATACACCAGCAGAGGTGCAAGCAGATAATTCTTCTGCCGTGTCCCTCTCCCCCTCTACCCCTCTGACTGTTTTGGCTCAGACGGTGTGGGAAACCCGCGAAGTCCAGGTGATTCACGATATAACCGATGATGAACGTATTCACGGTAATACTCCCGAACTGCGCCAACGTGGGGAAGCTTTTGCTGCGGCTAATATTTGTTCTAGTTTAGTTGTGCCATTGATTTGCCAACAAGAACTGATGGCAGTGCTGGCACTACACCAGTGTTCTGTGCCCCGCTTCTGGGGAGAGGATGAGGTGCAGCTAGTGTTGATGGTAGCGGATCAGGCAGCCTTAGCTTTGTCTCAAGCTTATGCTTACGAACAAGTACGTGCCCTTGCCAAGCGAGAGAGTTTAATTAATACGATTACTAGCGCGATTCGCTCTAGTCTAGACCCCCAAGATATCTTTGCGGCTATTACTCAACAACTTGGACAAGCCTTACAAGTCGATGGTTGCGTCCTCTCTTTGTGGACAGAAGAAGATGAGTTTGTCGAGTGTGTTGCCTTGTATGATAGTTTTCAACATTTGGAAAGTTTACGTAGGCACAGCTCGCCACAGGCATCGCCAACCCAAGACAATAACCATCTATCAGCCCAGAGATTACCCTATTCTCAATCATCTATACAAGAGAATCCCATTCTCCAACAAATGCTACAGACACATGAACCTGTGGTAATTGGGAATGTGAGTCATTCTCCCTCAGATATACAGGGTTTTAATTTGCCGTTAAAAATGCCAGCGCGATCGCTAATGTTTGTACCATTATTGGCTGATGGTAAATGTATTGGTAGTATTACTTTGCATGAAGGTAAAAAAGTACGCCAGTGGCTGCCATCTGATATCGATTTAGCGAAAGCAGTAGCAGCCCAAGCAGCGATCGCTGTGCAACAATCACACCTGTATCAAAAAACTCGCCAACAAGCTGAACGCTTACTGGAGCTAGATAAACAAAAAACCGAATTTTTCCAAAATATCTCCCATGAGTTCCGCACACCGATCACCTTGATTCAAGGGCCTTTAGAGTCGGCGGTGGCGGCTGGTGAAGGATTATCTTACTCCCAAAGTGCGATCGCCCTGCGTAACTCCCGGCGCTTGCTACGATTAGTAAATCAACTCCTGGATTTACAACGCCTAGATGCGGGGAGAATGCAGCCTAGTTTCCATCCCTGCGATTTAGTCGAATTTGTCAGCCAAATTGTGGAATCTTTTCGTCCCTACTGTGAGAAGAAGAGACTGCATCTCGCCACCCAGTTAAATGAATGTTCTCCGGTGTACTTGGACATGGAAAAATTCGACAAGGTGGTTTATAACCTTTTGTCAAATGCCATGAAGTTTACCCCCGAAGGTGGCACGATCAGCGTCAGACTAAAATCTGAACAAGATCGTTGCATATTACAAGTACAAGATACGGGAATTGGCATTGTTAAAGAACAAATTCCCCACCTATTTGAGCGCTTCCGCCAAGCTGAAGGTTCAGCAAACCGTTCCTATGAAGGCAGTGGTTTGGGTTTAGCCTTAGTTAAAGAATTGGTAGAATTGCATGGTGGCCACGTTACTGTGGAATCAGTTTACGGCCAAGGTACTACATTTAGTTTATGGCTTGTGACTGGAAATGCTCATTTACCTGTACAGCAAGTACTAGAAACCCCTGCCGAAGTGAACACAAGCCGCGCTAGCGTAGAATTGGCTGATTTAGAACTGGTAGAGTCAACAACAGACAATATTGAAGATATTACAATAAACTTCTCTCCTAATATTGATACTCAAGACTCAGCACTTAAGACTCAGCACTCAATTTTAGTTGTAGATGACAACCCGGATTTGCGAACTTATGTATCTGAAATTTTCCGCCGTAATGGTTATCATGTATGCACAGCCCGTAACGGTTATGAAGGGCACAGTGTAGCTAAGGAAATTATACCCAGCTTGATTGTGACTGACTTAATGATGCCTTTGGTGAGCGGACTTGAGATGATTCAGATGATCCGCAATGAGGAAAAGCTGAAAGGAACGCCCATCATTCTACTGACAGCGAAAGTTGACGAAGAAACCCGCATCGAAGGTACAGAACATGGGGCGGATGCTTATTTAGCAAAACCATTCAACGATCGGGAACTTTTGGCGGAAGTTCGGAATCTTTTAGCATTAAAAGAAAATGAACGACGAATTGTGGAGTTAAATACTTATCTAACAGAATCAGTATTAAAGCGCTTTTTACCGGCTGTATTGGTGCAAAAAGCCGCAACCGGAGATTTAACATTAGATTTGCGCCCAGAACCACGCTTAATTACAGTTTTGTTTAGTGACATCGTGGGTTTTACACAGCTATCAAATACTCTCAGATCCCGACGAGTCGCAGAATTACTAAATGAATATTTAGAAGCTATGACCAAGGTTGTATTTGGTAATGGCGGCACTGTAGATAAATTTATGGGAGATGCTATTTTAGCTTTATATGGAGCGCCGGAAGAACTAACCCCCAATGAACAGGTACGTCGTGCCATCAATACAGCAAGAGCAATGCACCGCTCACTGGCTGACTTGAACCAGCGCTGGCGAGAGCAAGGTGTATTCGATGGTGACAGACTTACTAGCGTACAGTTTCGGTGTGGTATTCATCAAGGTACGGCTGTTGTGGGGATGTTTGGTAGTGCTGAACGTGCGGACTATACTGCTATTGGCCCAAGTGTGAATATTGCTGCCAGGTTGCAAGCTGCCGCTCTTCCCGGTACTATCTTGGTTTCTGCTGCCGTGGCAGATTATTTGCAGGAAGAAGAAATTACTAAAGGTAGTCCACTAGAACTTAAAGGAGTAGATGAAACAGTTTTGACCTTTGCTGTTACACCAGAGGTAATGGTTAATCGCTAA